The Bacteroidota bacterium sequence TGATAATTAATGATGATAATAATCTTGGAAAAGGATATCAAATTGGTCATAGTTTTTTCTGTCCTCAGAGAAAAAGTAAATATGACGAAGAATGGTTTAAGAATATTGTCAAATACGAAATTGAACCATTGCTCGAGGAGTATTGGTTTGATAGTGAGAAAAAATTTAATGAAGCGAAGAATTTATTAAACTGATTTTTATGGAGATACCTATAATAAATATATATTACCTACTTTGTTATGCTTGGGATAAACTTGAAGAAAAAGATGTTGTTAACGTAAAAGAAGAAGATCACACTAAGTTACTTGATCTTTTTGCAAAGATATTAATTAACGGAATGAATCATCTAATCAGGAAAGGATTGGACAGAAATTACATTGATATCAAAGAAGATTCAAAGAGAATTAAGGGAAAGATTAATTTCAATGAAACACTGAAAAGGAACTTGTTGGTACGATGTGAAATTAGTTGCGAATTCGACGATTTTAGTTACAACATTCTTCACAACAGAATTATTAAAACAGTGATTGGAGGATTAGTTAGAAATGATGAGGTGGATCAGGAGCTGAGGGACGAATTGAATAAAATCTATCGATTATTGAAAGAGATTGATGAGATAAGGCTTTCCTCAAAAATATTTAATGCTGTAAAATTAAACAGAAATAATTACTTTTATGATTTTCTGATCAAGGTATGTAGGCTGATATATGAAAATTATTTAATCACGGAAGAAACGGGCAAGGGGAAATTTAGAGATTTTATAAGAGACGAAGTAAAAATGAGAATGCTCTTCGAAGATTTTGTTAGGAATTTTTATAGAAAAGAACAAAACGAATTTTCTGTAAC is a genomic window containing:
- the mcrC gene encoding 5-methylcytosine-specific restriction endonuclease system specificity protein McrC produces the protein MEIPIINIYYLLCYAWDKLEEKDVVNVKEEDHTKLLDLFAKILINGMNHLIRKGLDRNYIDIKEDSKRIKGKINFNETLKRNLLVRCEISCEFDDFSYNILHNRIIKTVIGGLVRNDEVDQELRDELNKIYRLLKEIDEIRLSSKIFNAVKLNRNNYFYDFLIKVCRLIYENYLITEETGKGKFRDFIRDEVKMRMLFEDFVRNFYRKEQNEFSVTRELIAWNVKAENDEDMSYMPRMETDISLKSKSKKIIVDTKYYKEAIKGQYKNKEKLISNNLYQMFAYINNIENKGGLNKKCTGILLYPTVKKDLDLKYKIPNHNLQIKTINLNQEWKKIHKDLLSVIMT